The DNA segment TCACTAAAAAATGCCGAACCGCCAGCGCCGACCAATGTGGCACTACCTGCCGCAACACCGGACCATTTCAAGAAAGAACGCCGCGAAATATCGAGAGCCCCTTCGCGATTCTCGGTTGTTTCTACCATGAGAACCCCCCTATTAATGACAAGTACCAAAAGTAAAATTCTCTTCCATTCATTGAGATAGTATGACTAATGCACACTTGTTCAATAGGAAGAAAGTCCCTAATAGTATCGTGAGGTATTTACGCAACTAAAATCTCACTAAACTCCTGTCAAAAATCTTGAAAATATTACTATTGACGGTATTCTTTCGTCAGAAATTGCATATAATTTCTTTCGACAAATTTTTTGCTGAAGCGAGGATGAAAGTGTCATCGACGTCGACAAATAGGACAGACCCGCGCTATATACGCTCAAGCGAACTTCTGCGCAACGCAATCCTTGAACTATCAAAGCATCACCGCCCCGACGACATCTCGATCGCAGAGCTAACAAAAGTAGCCGGCATTTCACGCGGCACATTCTATTCACACGCTTCCACGCCAGCAGAACTTCTCGCAAATGTTCTCATAGAGGAATTATCGCCACGCTTTTCTCGCATCTCTTCTTTAGTTCACGACTCTACAAATACCTACCTGCTGCGCTGGCGCGACATTTACATTGACTTACTTATACACGTCCACAATCACCGTTCGATCTATAAACACATATTCATCGATAAACCGGAATCAATCGCTCTTGGATATCTCACCACATACTTCCGTACGGTCATTCAAGAATACGTTTTAGGATTCGCGGCGCACAACGAAGAGCCACCAACGCCCCTATGGTTGACTATGGCAACCGAACAACAGGTCCATAACACCATCGTCATCATCACTTCTTGGTTGGAAACGGACATGCAAACGTCACCAGAGCGAGCAATGAATACCTTCATGAGCCTCGTTCCACCCTGGCAACTTGCCAAACTCAGCGAAGACGGCCGCATTTACTTGCGCAGGACACGCACCCTGCACTCTATGCTATCGTCTTCCACAGAGGCCAAGTAAGAAAGGAACAATCACATGTTCGGAATCAATAGTGCCGAATTCATCGTCGTGCTTATCGTGGGTGTGGTTGTTCTTGGTCCTTCACGCGCTGCGCACGCAATAATCTGGCTCCAACAAGGAATTCTGAAACTGCGTGAATGGTCCGGACAAATGCGGCAGTACTCAGCTGAGCTAAGATCGATGCAAGAATCAAGCTCTTCAGATATCGCAACCTCTATCTCTGGACTTACACCTTCCCAGTTGGACCCACGTTCAATGATCCGTGAAGCTGTAGCTGAAGAAATGCAACTATGGCTTAAAGAATCCCGTATCGCTGACATCAACACAATATCTACGAAAGAGAGTTCAGATGACTCGCAAAGATGACCCGCTCGCAATGAAGAAGATGGACGCATGGCTCAATGAAGTTAACTCCCTGCTGGGCCTCGAGCCGACTCTCATTGCAACCTACCAAAAACCACTCCTTGAACTCATTTCCACAATTGCACATGGACCATCCCGACCAGGAGCTCCACTGACAGCTTTCTTGCTTGGATATGCATCTGCTCAGTCAAACGAGGATCCAGCAAAACTTGCATCAAAGCTCGAAGATCTGGCGGCGAATTTTTCTTTTTCTGAGTGAGTTATGAGAGGAACCATTTTTCTCGGCGGCGGACGAGCTAAACGCCTACACGGACAGGCAAAACCCCATTTGCAAATCGGTGATAGATCTCTCCTAACACATGCAATTGCATGTCTAGAACAATTTACCGGCAATATCCCCTGTGTTCTTGTTTCTCCACCTGATAGACGAATACCCGCAAAGATCATTCAAACGCTAGAAGACCCACCGTATGGAGGACCAGTTGCAGGTATTTCTGCGGGTTTAGCTGCGTTGGACAGAGTGACTAAACCAGACAACGACCCCCCACCAAATTATGATTTTGTGGCCATATTCTCAGCGGATGCCCCGCTTGCTCCACTACTACTTCCAGCGCTGTTCAATGCCGCCAGGGGCCACCAGGGAGCTATCGCTTCCTGGGAAGGGAAGAAGAACTATCTCGTTGGTATTTATCAGTATTCGGCATTGGTGTCCTGTTTACCATCTAACCCACACGGGATGTCAGCGAGGGTAGCTTTTGCGGACATAGATTTAGCAACGGTGGACGACTTAGCTAATTTTTCCGCAGATATTGACCACCACGCTGACATCAAACGTGTTCAAACCTTAGTCGCACAACACGCGATAACAAGTCGGCGTCACCTTAACTAAGTTGACGCCAACAGAACGTTATGAGTGATATAGCTACGCGAAAACACTACCGAGCTTCACGCTCAGCAACGGCTTGTTGGACGACGTCGAACAACGTTTCCAACTCTTCATCACGTAGCTCTAAAACCATGCGTCCCCCACCTTCTAGCGGGATACGTAACACGGTTCCGTGGATTGATCGCTCTGTTTCAAGCGGGCCATCACCAGTGCGGGGTTTCATCGCAGCCATGAACCCTCCTCTCATAAGCCAACTTTGGCTAATAACTCAATTCTAATCTATTTTCGAGCTTTGAGTCGAAAAACTAGTTTTTCGTTTGGTCTGCTGTCATCTCTTTAGCGACTTTCTCAATACCGCGCGAAATCGCTTCGACTGTTTCTTCTGCAGTATCGACGACGGTGAACAAGTCATCGTAACCCTCAGAAACCATCCCCTCACCGAGTAGCTTTTGACACATCCAGTCCACCAAGCCGGCCCAATAGTCACGCCCAACCAAAACGATTGGGAAATCTTTAACTTTGCCTGTTTGAACCAAGGTCAATGCCTCGAAAAGCTCATCAAGAGTGCCGAATCCACCAGGGAATACTACGAACCCCATAGAATACTTCACGCATACAACTTTTCGGGCAAAAAAGTAGTCGAACGTCACTGGAACATTGACATAGTCATTGATTGTTTTTTCAAACGGTAGCTCGATCCCTAATCCAACTGACGCACCACCGGCATGGGCTGCTCCTTTGTTACCAGCTTCCATGATGCCGGGACCACCACCAGTAATCACAGCAAAATTTTGTTCGGCAAGCTTATGCCCCACCTCTTCCGCGAGCGCATAATATGGGCTATCAGGTGTGGTGCGAGCTGACCCGAATAATGCGATAGCCGGACCAATCGGAGCCATAACGCTAAAGCCTTCGACAAGTTCGCCTTGGATTCGCATGATTCGCCAAGGGTCAGAATGTAAAAATGACAGATCTTGGACTGGTGCAAGAAATTGTGCATCAGCTTCCCGGTCAGATGGTCGCATGAAGAGCTCCTTTAATTGTTAACCTGTCATTATTAAGGCAAATATCCACAGGCTACGGCATTCAACCACCCTATGCGAGTGGTGTTTTGGTAGTATTTACTTATGAATACTACTGAATTTTCACCTCAGGAACTTGCCACCGAAGCCGCACGTGTTATCGCTGAACGCACCGGTGTGGCACAACACGATATCGCACTAACGCTTGGTTCTGGTTGGGGCGGCGCCGCGGAGCTTATTGGCGAGGTTGTTGCCGAAATCGATGCCGCAGAAATCCCCGGGTTCCACGCCTCCGCCGTCGTTGGTCACGGCGGGAAAATTACTTCCATCAAACTAAAATCAGGACATCACGCGCTCGTATTGGGCGCACGCACGCACTTTTATGAAGGAAAAGGTGTGCGTGCAGTAGCTCATGGTGTTCGCACTGCGGCAGCTGCTGGAGCAAAGATCTGTATTCTCACCAATGGCTGTGGTTCAACCGTTCCAGAATGGGGTCCGGGAACAGCTGTGCTGATCAAAGATCATCTCAACCTTACCGCTACCTCACCTATCGAAGGCGCACATTTCGTCGATCTATCCGATGCCTATTCCAGTCGCCTACGCACAATCGCTCATGAGATTGATCCGGAACTCCCTGAAGGTGTTTATACCCAATTCCCCGGTCCACACTATGAAACTCCTGCTGAAGTGAAGATGGCGCGTATTATGGGCGGCGATCTCGTAGGAATGTCTACTGCGTTAGAAACAATCGCAGCAGCGGAAGCTGGAGTTGAGGTTCTGGGAATCTCCTTAGTAACCAACCACGCGGCTGGTTTTGGTCCAGATAAGCTCGACCACAAAGAGGTACTCGAAGCTGGCGTAGCGGCTGGCCCCCGTATCTCGCGTCTCCTAGCAGACATCATTGAACGTTTGTCTGCTTCCGCGTTGTAATCCATATTACTCATACCGAACTTATAAAAAGGAATATTATGTCATACAAAGTTGACGAAGTAGCGCAGTGGATCGAACACGATCCAGATAAAAAAACTGCTCAAGAAGTTTCAGATCTTCTTGAAAAAGCAGAAGCTGGAGACACCTTGTCTCAAGCTGAACTCACCGACCGATTCTCAGGTACCTTAGAATTCGGCACTGCTGGACTGCGCGGTGAGATGGCTGGTGGTCCGAACCGTATGAACCGCGCTGTCGTACGTCGTGCAGCCTACGGCCTGACCGCATGGTTGAAAGAAAAAGTTGGTCCTGATGCACTCGTTGTCATTGGCTACGATGCACGTTATAACTCAGCAGATTTCGCGGCAGACACCGCAGCTATCGTCACTGCGGCCGGGCTACGTGCCAAGATTATGCCGCGTGCACTCCCCACACCTGTTCTCGCGTTTTCAGTACGCTACTTTGGCGCAGATGCCGGTGTTATGGTTACAGCTTCGCACAATCCCGCAAAAGACAACGGCTATAAAGTTTACACCGGTAGCCGGGCAACTGATGAAGCTGGCCGTGGGGCACAGATTGTCCCACCAACCGATTCCCAAATTGCTGAAAAGATTGCTCAAGCACCACTCGCGGATGAAATCTCACTTGCAGAATCTGGCTGGGACATCATCTCGGAAGATGTTATCGATACTTATGTAGAAACAGCAATAAAAACTATTCCCGCAACTACTCCACGCGATCTGAAAATCGTCTACACCGCAATGCACGGTGTGGGAGCTGAAACGATGCGTCGCGTACTTTCCGGTGCTGGCTTTACCAACGTCGTTGAGGTCCCAGAACAAAACACGCCTGATCCAGATTTCCCAACTGTCGCGTTCCCGAATCCAGAAGAAGCCGGCGCACTCGATCTAGCAATCGCACATGCGAAGCATACAAATGCCGATATAGTTATTGCTTCAGATCCAGATGCTGATCGTGCTTCTGCCGCAATTCCTATCAACGGGGTATGGACACAACTTTCTGGCGATGAAATCGGATCAATCCTCGGCGAGCAAGTTGCGAGCCGCCTAGAAGCATCAGGTGAGCTTGCAACTCTAGCAAACTCCATTGTTTCTTCCCAGTTACTCGAACAAATCGCACGTGTACACGGCCAAGACTACGAAGCAACCCTCACTGGTTTCAAATGGATTTCGCGAGCCCATAACATCAGCTTCGGATATGAAGAAGCCATCGGCTTCTGTGTAGATCCGCAAAGCGTCAAAGACAAAGACGGCTTATCAGCTGGCCTACTCATCGCTCAAACCGCAGCTCGTTTGAAGGCTGAGGGTAAGAATCTACGTGATGAGCTCAACCGTATTGCTGTCAACGTCGGGGCACTCTACGCTACAGCGCCAGTAACAATCCGCGTCGATGACCTGTCAATTATCCCCGCAACCATGGATAAAGTTCGCAACAATCCACCGACAGTACTCATCGGGTCAGAAGTATCCTCCGTCGTCGATCTTTCGATCGGCACTTCCGATCTCCCGCCAACGAACGCCATGATCCTGCGCACTACGGCAGGTGACCGCGCAATCGTACGTCCTTCTGGTACCGAGCCTAAGGTCAAGTGCTACCTGGAGGTTGTCGTTCCACTTGAGGGGATGAACATTGACGATGCACGCCAGCATGCCAGCAAACGACTAGAACAATTCAAGGCTGATATGGGACAAGCACTTTCGCTTGACTAAAGTCGCAGATTTTTAATCTGCCACGGATCCGCCGGCGGCGCTGAAAAACAGTGTGCCGGCGGATTCTTATTAGCAAAACCAGAGATCTATTGCGGTAAACCGATCGGACACATGCTACCGGCGAGCTTACCTGTCAGTATTGAAAAGTTAAAGAGAGGTCCTAACCGCTACCACAACGATAGCAATCAGGACCTCGTACTTTTATTTACGAAACCCTACCTAGAATTTCATGCAGGAAGGGAATCAATAACCTTCTGAGTACCAGATAGACCTAAGCGAGTAGCGCCCGCCTTCATGAGCTCCAACGCAAAAGCGCCGTCATGAATGCCGCCCGACGCCTTGATCTCCAACTCATCACCGACAGTTGCTTTCATCACTTCAACAGCGTGAACTGATGCGCCACCTGCCGGGTGGAAACCAGTGGAAGTCTTGACGAAATCAGCGCCAGCATTCATCGATGCCTCACACGCCTTGGCGATTTCGTCATCGGTGAGCGCAGCAGATTCGATAATAACCTTGAGCACAGCGTATGGGATTGCATCGCGCACAACAGCAATATCGTATTCGAGCTCTTCCCACGCACCTTCCTTGGCTAGTCCAAGGTTAATGACCATATCCACTTCTTGTGCGCCAGCGGCTACTGCACGAGCAGCTTCTGCAGCCTTAATCTCTGATGCGACAGCACCTGACGGGAAGCCACACACAACAGCAAGCTTGATATCGCCAAGTTCGATGTCTTCGGGGAGCGGAAGCATTGACGGCGATACACATACTGAGTACGTGCCGAGCTTCTTTGCATCTTCAATCAACGCCTTCACATCGTCGATTGTTGCCTCCGGTTTCAATAAGGTGTGGTCTACAATTCCTGCAACTTCTTGCGGTGTTGCCATGATGTCTCCTTTTCTCAAGCAAGTACTACTGCCCTGCTTATGTTTCGTTTCTATTCTATCGCTTTACGACATTTTCTTTTCGGGAAGAACTGCCCAGACCGCTCGTGCCCAGTGCCCGAATGGCGCGAACCCCTTGGTGCGTTCCATCAGACTATAGAGCGGAACTCTGAATATCTTGCCGGATGCGGGATCGTAAATGTTGAGCTGAGGTAATCCATTCGGCGTATAGTTTTCGCCGGGCAGAACTCCAACAACGTGGCGCGGGACGAGGCCTCCTACTACCAGCCGGATACTCCGAAGATTTCGGTTGTGTCTTGGTGTTCCGCCGGTAAACAGTGCGGAAGCGTAACCAGCACATGCCGCATGGAAAGCCCACTGGAATGCATTCCATGCGTCCTCAGTGCGATCGTCTAGCGCAAAGCTGCGGTAAGACACGTCGTGCGTCGACAATTCTGCGGCTAACATTCCGGGTAGCGTTCCCCACATGTGTGGCCACCGGCTCTGATTATGCATCCGTCCAAAAATCTCGTATTCTTCACGGCGAGTATGCTCGGCATCGTCCGTCAAAGTCACCAGCTCAATCGGATCTTGCCCAGTGCGCACGCGCGAGATCGCTAACGCAACCATCGCTCCACACGTGTAGGGAGTGGATTGACGAAAGTCCCCGCTTCCAGTTCCCTGTTCCGCATACTCCTCGAGCACGTGACGATCATTGGAGGATAGTTCAGCGTATGGGAAGCTCACCGCTGTCTCAATCGACGTTGAGACAGCGGCAAGTGATGCGAGATTGAAAGGCATTAAGAAATCCGGTCCAAAACAACGGACTGTGATGCCTTGAATTCGCCACCAATCTCGATGCCACCAACGAGCGAATCAAGTGCACGCTCGATACGAGATTCGTCGTCGGTATGCAAGGTCATCAGCTT comes from the Arcanobacterium phocisimile genome and includes:
- the mobA gene encoding molybdenum cofactor guanylyltransferase, producing the protein MRGTIFLGGGRAKRLHGQAKPHLQIGDRSLLTHAIACLEQFTGNIPCVLVSPPDRRIPAKIIQTLEDPPYGGPVAGISAGLAALDRVTKPDNDPPPNYDFVAIFSADAPLAPLLLPALFNAARGHQGAIASWEGKKNYLVGIYQYSALVSCLPSNPHGMSARVAFADIDLATVDDLANFSADIDHHADIKRVQTLVAQHAITSRRHLN
- a CDS encoding purine-nucleoside phosphorylase, producing the protein MNTTEFSPQELATEAARVIAERTGVAQHDIALTLGSGWGGAAELIGEVVAEIDAAEIPGFHASAVVGHGGKITSIKLKSGHHALVLGARTHFYEGKGVRAVAHGVRTAAAAGAKICILTNGCGSTVPEWGPGTAVLIKDHLNLTATSPIEGAHFVDLSDAYSSRLRTIAHEIDPELPEGVYTQFPGPHYETPAEVKMARIMGGDLVGMSTALETIAAAEAGVEVLGISLVTNHAAGFGPDKLDHKEVLEAGVAAGPRISRLLADIIERLSASAL
- the deoC gene encoding deoxyribose-phosphate aldolase; this translates as MATPQEVAGIVDHTLLKPEATIDDVKALIEDAKKLGTYSVCVSPSMLPLPEDIELGDIKLAVVCGFPSGAVASEIKAAEAARAVAAGAQEVDMVINLGLAKEGAWEELEYDIAVVRDAIPYAVLKVIIESAALTDDEIAKACEASMNAGADFVKTSTGFHPAGGASVHAVEVMKATVGDELEIKASGGIHDGAFALELMKAGATRLGLSGTQKVIDSLPA
- a CDS encoding phospho-sugar mutase, with the protein product MSYKVDEVAQWIEHDPDKKTAQEVSDLLEKAEAGDTLSQAELTDRFSGTLEFGTAGLRGEMAGGPNRMNRAVVRRAAYGLTAWLKEKVGPDALVVIGYDARYNSADFAADTAAIVTAAGLRAKIMPRALPTPVLAFSVRYFGADAGVMVTASHNPAKDNGYKVYTGSRATDEAGRGAQIVPPTDSQIAEKIAQAPLADEISLAESGWDIISEDVIDTYVETAIKTIPATTPRDLKIVYTAMHGVGAETMRRVLSGAGFTNVVEVPEQNTPDPDFPTVAFPNPEEAGALDLAIAHAKHTNADIVIASDPDADRASAAIPINGVWTQLSGDEIGSILGEQVASRLEASGELATLANSIVSSQLLEQIARVHGQDYEATLTGFKWISRAHNISFGYEEAIGFCVDPQSVKDKDGLSAGLLIAQTAARLKAEGKNLRDELNRIAVNVGALYATAPVTIRVDDLSIIPATMDKVRNNPPTVLIGSEVSSVVDLSIGTSDLPPTNAMILRTTAGDRAIVRPSGTEPKVKCYLEVVVPLEGMNIDDARQHASKRLEQFKADMGQALSLD
- a CDS encoding TIGR00730 family Rossman fold protein, whose translation is MRPSDREADAQFLAPVQDLSFLHSDPWRIMRIQGELVEGFSVMAPIGPAIALFGSARTTPDSPYYALAEEVGHKLAEQNFAVITGGGPGIMEAGNKGAAHAGGASVGLGIELPFEKTINDYVNVPVTFDYFFARKVVCVKYSMGFVVFPGGFGTLDELFEALTLVQTGKVKDFPIVLVGRDYWAGLVDWMCQKLLGEGMVSEGYDDLFTVVDTAEETVEAISRGIEKVAKEMTADQTKN
- a CDS encoding TetR/AcrR family transcriptional regulator; translation: MSSTSTNRTDPRYIRSSELLRNAILELSKHHRPDDISIAELTKVAGISRGTFYSHASTPAELLANVLIEELSPRFSRISSLVHDSTNTYLLRWRDIYIDLLIHVHNHRSIYKHIFIDKPESIALGYLTTYFRTVIQEYVLGFAAHNEEPPTPLWLTMATEQQVHNTIVIITSWLETDMQTSPERAMNTFMSLVPPWQLAKLSEDGRIYLRRTRTLHSMLSSSTEAK
- a CDS encoding translocase, whose product is MFGINSAEFIVVLIVGVVVLGPSRAAHAIIWLQQGILKLREWSGQMRQYSAELRSMQESSSSDIATSISGLTPSQLDPRSMIREAVAEEMQLWLKESRIADINTISTKESSDDSQR
- a CDS encoding DUF6457 domain-containing protein; this translates as MTRKDDPLAMKKMDAWLNEVNSLLGLEPTLIATYQKPLLELISTIAHGPSRPGAPLTAFLLGYASAQSNEDPAKLASKLEDLAANFSFSE
- a CDS encoding DUF3117 domain-containing protein is translated as MAAMKPRTGDGPLETERSIHGTVLRIPLEGGGRMVLELRDEELETLFDVVQQAVAEREAR